In a single window of the Oenanthe melanoleuca isolate GR-GAL-2019-014 chromosome 28, OMel1.0, whole genome shotgun sequence genome:
- the LOC130264403 gene encoding cytochrome b-c1 complex subunit 10, whose translation MLSQLLGPRYAQLLQTWTPTLVTWGGVAGVGVIWATDWKLVLQYVPYIGGKYKTED comes from the exons ATGTTGAGCCAACTGCTGGGGCCGCGCTACGCGCAACTGCTGCAGACCTG GACCCCCACCCTCGTGACATGGGGTGGTGTGGCTGGTGTTGGTGTGATCTGGGCCACAGACTGGAAGCTGGTCTTGCAGTACGTTCCCTACATCGGCGGCAAGTACAAAACTGAAGACTGA